The genomic DNA CTTTTCTGGGAGAATGCTTTGGGACCGAACGTGTGTTTCGCTGCACACAGACTTCCCTTCTGTTCCAGGACACATTttcgagagaaacaaggCGCGTCACCTCTGGAAACCCTTCAACAAGCGAGGAACATGCGGGGTGGACATCGCCAACCTCCGGTGGTAAAACACAACCGTGGGGGTCGGCAATGATCTTCTCGTGCAGATAGAGCGGAAAAACACACGCTGCATCTGGTAcgggaaacgcatgcaaaaatCGATGACCGATTTTGCTATGGTACTACCCCCCTGCTGCCCGAAATCGCGAATCGACTCAAGGACGGAGTGAAGTGAATGAAGGGACCGACAGGAGGGCGGAAAATCGTACAGAGAGTAGGAGATACGGAAGAAGCTTCATCCACTGAGAGCAGCGGAAAATGCTCGACAACAGATGGTAAAACGGACACACAAAACTCTCCGACCCCCCCCCTTCTCGTTGCCGTGTGCCCGGGCTTTGCGCGAGTCTCTCAACTTGCCAGGTCACACTTTCTCGACGCTCTGTTCCGCTGACACCGCCCACAGGAACGGAGGAagtcttcccttctttctaAGGTACTAGCAGTGAGGCAAGAATGCCTGGAACGCGTGGATACTCTAACTTAACTTGCCGCTGGTGACGCTCTTGCCTGTTCCTGTGCCTCCCTTGGGTTGGCCATGACGCCAGAGTGCATGCGGAGTCTGCAGGAGGTCAAAAGGGTTTTAGCTCATTTGTTACATTTTTTCACTGCGAGACAGCCCCCCTTTGTTGGTAAAACGCGCTTGGTTTCGTCATTTTCCCAAGGGTGGACACTTGGACGTCAAGACAAGGGCATTTCTCTAAAATCAGATGCGCCCCAGTCGGCCTCCTCTGCTGCCACGTCTGCGTACCAGGATTTCCAGCCCCGATTTCTTGCAGTCCACTTGCGTTGCCCCTTTGGTGTGGTTTTTCTGCGTGCTTTTTGACAGTTGAATTCACACGTCTCCGCTTGCGtgctccttcgcctcttttttgtctgcCGTAGTGCCTGCATGATACCCGTGCGTCGTTAGTCGACCTAgatctcgtcttctcgtccttttttttacctctctcgctttctcgttgcttttcctctctgtagTGTTTGCTCCTTGTTCGTTTCCTCGACCTCGCGCTTCCAGACCACTTTCTGCTCTACCCTGTCTTGGATCCATGGATCGCGGGGCGGGCGCAGCTGACGGGGGCGTCCCGGCCAGCCCCCTTCCAGAGTTGCTGCTCGGCTTCTGTCCGTACACTGTCTTGGGAATATCCCCGCCCGAAGAAAAGTCTGCGCGACTCCCCTCTGGAAGTGCGACTGCTGCTACACCTGTTGCTGTCAGCGCATCGgctgcgtttttcgcgtcgGTGACCCTGAAGACTTTGGCGTCGTCTTACAGGCGGGCGGCGCTGCGGGCGCATCCAGATAAAAATCGAGGccgggagacgcaggcagccGAGGAATTCGTTCGCATACAGGCTGCGTattccttcctttcttgtGAAAAGAATAGGGCGGCGTATCACGCCTTTCTGGAGAGCCGCGAGCGCCACGAGGCTCTCCTGGCCGACCGGCGTCGCCGCGGACTCCAggcggacgagaagaagaggaaattTGCGGAAGATttgaagaggagggaagaagcctTTGCCCagtcgcagagagacgcgaaggaagcagagagaggcgctcgcgcgcgAGCAGATTTTGAGAAGGACCGACTGCAAcgcgtgcgagagagaaacgaaaagatCCTGGAGGAACATCAAGAGAAACTAAATGCCAGACATGCGCAGCAAACTCAAGCTGCCAGAGAGGCCTCGGCAGCTTTCTTCCATCAGAAGCCGCGTTTTGCAGGAGGCGGTCAACCGTGGGATGTGTTTGATTTTAAGCGAAGAAAAGTGCAAGAAAGCCACGCAGATTTCGACGCGCAGCGCCCCATTTCCGCTCCTGCCAGGAATGGTGAAGCTGAGGACGCGGACGATATCGAAGATATCCTCACACGgtcggtgtatgtacactgggCAGTTGAGGCACCGGGGGCAGAtggagaaacgcgagcaGAGAAATCAGGTTCCTCTTCGAACCCCGGTTCGCCAGAGAATGAACAAGGCGAGGCACCGAGTGCTGCCGTCACTCccactcttctctctgctctgttCATTCCGCTCCATGCTCTCTATATATACGGATATACCGCAGAGAAGGGCTACGCCTTGGTCGCCTTCGCAACCCGAGAGCGTGCGCTGGAGAGCGCCCTCGAGTTTCAGCAACAGCAGAAGCAGAC from Neospora caninum Liverpool complete genome, chromosome VIII includes the following:
- a CDS encoding putative DnaJ domain-containing protein — encoded protein: MDRGAGAADGGVPASPLPELLLGFCPYTVLGISPPEEKSARLPSGSATAATPVAVSASAAFFASVTLKTLASSYRRAALRAHPDKNRGRETQAAEEFVRIQAAYSFLSCEKNRAAYHAFLESRERHEALLADRRRRGLQADEKKRKFAEDLKRREEAFAQSQRDAKEAERGARARADFEKDRLQRVRERNEKILEEHQEKLNARHAQQTQAAREASAAFFHQKPRFAGGGQPWDVFDFKRRKVQESHADFDAQRPISAPARNGEAEDADDIEDILTRSVYVHWAVEAPGADGETRAEKSGSSSNPGSPENEQGEAPSAAVTPTLLSALFIPLHALYIYGYTAEKGYALVAFATRERALESALEFQQQQKQTRRGLGSGKKKPPRLRVKIADQVEHLKERLSALQEDADVAGAEFARVAADAAKKRADGETPSANSRGFADPAQEATQAPDLRSAPTMSARGTPEPAQAPPFFPSPPAVMTPTSLAEFEAATLQQLRLAAAKRKALQAAQQQDANGAGPPPGVGG